The Natranaerobius trueperi sequence CTGTAAAGTATTTTTCTTCATCACGACTGTAAGTTCTACTCTATTCTAGGGTGCTGGGACAATCAAGTCACACCTGCTCAAGTTGTTGGTATCTCTTATTTCAATATATCTAGAACCTTTTGCTACTGCATAGTACAGCATGATAGCGAACTTTAATTTCTTTCAACTCTTACGAGCAAAAGAATTCACTTTTCATAACAACTTAACAGCCAAAAAGTCTTATTGATTAGAATTTTTTTAATAATCAGACTTTTTTCCTTTTAGATAACCTTTCTCAACACCTTTAACCATTCTTACTATGGCAGTGTTTGCGGGAGTTTCTATTCCATTTGCTTTACCTTCTTCCACAATTGTGCCATTTATTACATCTATCTCAGTTTTTCGTTGCCAATAAACATCTTGAGCCATACTAGCATAATGTCCAGGGGCCTTATCTCTGCAAATAGTAAATACTTTTTCATATGGATCATCATGTAGAATTTCAATTCCCTTTGCATTAGCCACTTTTTCTGTTTCAGTTATTATATCCCTCATGAATTCTCTTGTCTCTGGCCATTCGTAAAGCTTTCCTAATGGGACTTGTAATACACCAGAGAGCCCATTTACCGCTGTATTTAGGATAAGCTTACTCCATACAATACTCATAATATTGTCAACAGCTTTAGCCTCAAGTTTACAATTCTTGAACTCTTCTGCTATTTTTTTATCTCTATCAGTCAATTTTCCTTCATATTTACCGATAACTGTTTCTCCTTGACCATGGTGAATTACCTCACCAGGTTTTGTTAGCTCGGAAGCATTTGCTGTTGTGCCAACTATAATTTTTTCCACGTCTATAACTTCAGCAATGTTTTCTGCGTTACCTATTCCGTTCTGTACTGTCAATACAATTGTTTCAGGACCTATAATATTTTTTGCTGACTCTAAAGCTTTCTGAGTAACTGATGCTTTTACAAGAACTATAACCAAATCTTGCTCAGACATGCCGGTAGTATCTGTTTGGGCACTAATAGGTATGACTCGATCGCCACTAGCTCCCTTCAAACTCAAGCCCTTCTCGTTAAGGGCCTTAACATGTTCTTCCCAGATATCTATCATTGTTACTACATTACCACCTTCTTGTAGATGCCCTCCAAATACACAACCCATGGCTCCAGCACCTATAACTGTAATTTTCATAGCTCCACTCCCTAATTATTATTTGTTAACCTCCCTCTACTACCACCCATTAAATGTAATTTAATAACAAGCCTCCTTAAAGCTTTCTTTTGCTGTATAATATGCTAGTGGTTTGATTTTGGGAAATATTTTTTAAATATTATTTATATTTTGCTCTTGGTTACTTTACTCCTGGTTTCTATTTATCATCTGTAATGTAAAATATCCCAATTTTTTTGATATGGTTATACCTCTGATTATTTACCCTTAAAACTTCTTTATTTGAGTTTAATTTAAGCAACTATCATTACCATTAGGAAGGATTGCACAAGAAGAAATTTGTTATAGAAAGAAGTGAAAACATATGACTAAAATACCATGAATCGTAATAGCAGGCACAAATAGTGGCAGTGGAAAAACTACTAACACTCCTTTCACTAATGAGTGTTAGAGGGTGGGTATATATTCCAAGGTTTTTAGGTTTGACCCAATTATGTTGACCAGGGGGCCAAATCCATATGTAACCGTGATAATAAAAGTCTTGATACTTGGATTATTACTCCCCATGTAATGAAAAAACTTTTTAATCAGGTGCAAGAGATGCTAACATCCCGGAAATTGAAGATGTGATGGGTCTATTTGACTGGGGTAGGTGGAATAGTAGTTAGAGAAGTACTGCACATATCCCTAAAAAACTTAATCTTCTTACTTATCTAAAATATTTTTTGAATAATAT is a genomic window containing:
- a CDS encoding ketopantoate reductase family protein, with the protein product MKITVIGAGAMGCVFGGHLQEGGNVVTMIDIWEEHVKALNEKGLSLKGASGDRVIPISAQTDTTGMSEQDLVIVLVKASVTQKALESAKNIIGPETIVLTVQNGIGNAENIAEVIDVEKIIVGTTANASELTKPGEVIHHGQGETVIGKYEGKLTDRDKKIAEEFKNCKLEAKAVDNIMSIVWSKLILNTAVNGLSGVLQVPLGKLYEWPETREFMRDIITETEKVANAKGIEILHDDPYEKVFTICRDKAPGHYASMAQDVYWQRKTEIDVINGTIVEEGKANGIETPANTAIVRMVKGVEKGYLKGKKSDY